TTTTTTATATTGTTTTTATCTAAATAGCTACCTGTTTTAATTTTACCTTCTATTGATAGTTTATGACCTTTAGCAACATACTTAGATAGAATCTCAGCTTTTTTATCAAAAGCAACAATATCAATAAAATTAGTTGAAGGCTCTTTTGAAGTTGGATTGTATTCATCCACAGCTAAAGTGAATTTTACATAAGATCTTTCTCCATTTCCAAAGTACTGAAGTTCTAAATCTCTAGTTATTCTACCTATAAGATATACTTTATTCATACATTTCCTCCTAAATTATTGTTTGTTATAAGTTTAGACAAAAACATAGGTTCGTATTCAAATAAAAAATGAAAAATAGGGTTGCATAATTAAAAAAAACTGATATAATAGATTAAGTAATGACGTTCCGCGATAGCTCAATGGTGGAGCACTCGGCTGTTAACCGATAGGTTGGAGGTTCGAGTCCTCTTCGCGGAGCCATTTTTTTAAGAATATATTTTATATATTGACAGAAAAATTAATTTTGTTAAAATTAATTTATAAATTGAATATACATGTTGAAAAAGAGTAGTAATTCATAAGTCAATTATAGAGAGATGGTGTTTGGTGAAAACCATCATTGATTTAGGATGAATGGAGCTTTTGAGTGTAAGATTATTAGTGAAGAAAGATGGGCCTAAGCCAAGAAGGGTGGAACCGCGGAATTATAATTTCGTCCCTTTGTGGTTAAGGCTTTTTTTATTTTATAAAATTATATTTTGGAGGGATAAATAATGTCAGTAGAAAAAACAATGGATAAGATCACAATTCTTTGCAAAAATAGAGGATTTATATTTCCTGGATCAGACATATATGGTGGATTGGCCAATTCGTGGGATTATGGTCCTTTAGGAGTTGAATTTAAAAATAATGTTAAAAAAGCATGGTGGAAAAAGTTTGTTCAAGAAAGTTCATACAATGTAGGTTTGGATTCTGCTATTTTAATGAATAGAGAAGTTTGGGTAGCATCAGGGCATGTCGGCGGTTTCTCAGATCCATTGATGGATTGTAAGGAGTGTAAAGCAAGATTTAGAGCAGATAAATTGGTTGAAGATCATATGACAGCCAATGGAGCAGAAGTAGCCAGCGCTGATGGATGGACAAATGAACAACTAAAAGAGTACATTGAAAGTAATAATATTGTATGTCCTAAATGTGGAAAGATGAATTATACAGATATAAGAAAATTCAACCTTATGTTTAAAACATTCCAAGGTGTTACTGAAGATGCTAAATCTGAAGTTTTCTTAAGACCAGAAACAGCTCAAGGTATATTTGTTAACTTTAAAGCAGTTCAAAGAACTTCAAGAAAGAAAGTTCCATTTGGTATTGCTCAAATTGGTAAATCATTTAGAAATGAGATTACACCTGGTAATTTTACATTTAGAACAAGAGAATTTGAACAAATGGAATTAGAATTTTTCTGCAAGCCAGGAACAGATTTAGAGTGGCATAAATATTGGAAAGATTACTGCTGGAAGTTCTTGATGGATTTAAATGTTAAACCGGAAAATTTAAGAATGAGAGATCATGGTGAAGAAGAATTATCATTCTATTCAAATGCAACTTCTGATATAGAATATCTATTCCCATTTGGCTGGGGAGAACTTTGGGGTATAGCAGATAGAACAGATTATGACTTAAATAAGCATCAAGAACATTCTGGGCAAGATTTAAGTTACTTGGATCAAGCAACCAATGAGAAATATATACCATACGTTATAGAACCATCTTTAGGTGCAGACAGAGTTACTTTAGCATTTTTGATTGAAGCTTATGATGAAGAAGAATTAGAAGATGGTGATGTTAGAACAGTATTACATCTACATCCAGCATTAGCACCATTTAAAGCTGCTATATTACCTCTTTCTAAGAAACTTTCAGAAAAAGCTTTAGATGTTTATGCAGAACTAAGTAAGAAGTTTAATATTGAATTTGATGAAACAGGAAGTATAGGTAAGAGATATAGAAGACAAGATGAGATAGGAACTCCTTATTGTATAACAATCGATTTTGACACACTAGAAGATGGAGCTGTTACTATTAGAAATAGAGATACTATGGAACAAGAAAGAATTAAGATAAGTGAAGTAGAAAATTATATACAAAAAAGTTTAGAATTTTAAAGAGTAAAAAAGATAATGAACTGGCTCAATAATTTATTAAGAGTCAGTTTATTTTTTATTTTAAGGTGTTATAATTGAAATGGAAAAGAACGGATTTTATCAATAAGTTATATTATATAGTTAATTAAATATGGAGGAAAAATATGAAGAAGAATTTTGAAGAGTTTAAAAAATATATTATTGGCAAAAGGGTTGGTGTTGTAGGAATAGGAGTTAGCAATATTCCTTTAATAAATTTTTTGTTGGAGTTAGGTGCAGTAGTAACAGCTTTTGACAAAAAGACTATAGAAGAACTTGGAGATGTAGGAACTGATTTTGTTAATAAAGGTGTAAAATTAGAACTTGGTGAAAATTATTTAGATTCTCTTACTGGATTTGATGTAGTGTTTAAAACCCCATCAATGAGAATTGATAGTGAAGCTTTAATTAGAGTTAAAAATGAAGGCGCATACATAACTTCTGAAATGGAGGAGTTTGTAAGATACACTAAAGGAAAAGTGTACGGAGTAACAGGTAGTGATGGTAAGACAACAACTACAACAATTATTTCGAAATTATTAGAAGAACAAGGTTATAAAACTTGGGTTGGAGGAAATATAGGAACTCCATTATTTTCTCAAATAGAAAGTATAAAAGAAGAGGATAAAGTTGTATTAGAATTATCAAGTTTTCAACTTATGACCATGACTCAAGAAATAGACGTGGCTGTATGCACAAATTTATCACCTAATCATTTAGATATGCATAAGGATATGCAAGAATATATAGATGCTAAAAAAAATATCTTCTTATATCAGAATTCAAATGGAATTTTAGTATTGAATAGAGAAAACGAAATTACTTATGAGTTTAAAAAAGAAGCCAAAGGCAATGTTAAATTGTTCAGTTCTAAGAGAGAAATAGAGGGCGGAGCATACTTCAAAGAAGGAATACTATATCTTGAAGGAAAAGAAGTGTGTAAGAAGAGTGATATAGTGATTAAGGGAATGCATAATGTTGAAAATTATCTTGCGGCATTTTTGGCAGTTAAAGAAGATGTCTCTATAGAGTCAATGAAAAAAGTAGCAGAAACATTTGAAGGTGTTGAACATAGATGTGAATTTATAAGAGAACTAGATGGTGTTAAGTATTATAATGATTCCATAGCATCTAGTCCTACGAGAACACTAGCAGGCCTTAAGGCTTTTGATGAAAAAGTAATATTAATTGCAGGGGGATATGATAAGCATATACCATTTGAACCACTAGCTTATGAAGGATATCCATATATAAAAGAGTTGATTCTACTTGGAGCTACAAAGGATAAAATTAGAGAGGTGTTTGATAAATTATATAAAGAGCAAGAAATTAAAATAAATATAAAGACTGTTGAAACTATGGAGGATGCGGTGAAAGAGGCTAGGAGTGTTGCAAGATCTGGAGATATAGTAACATTATCGCCAGCCTGTGCTTCGTTTGATATGTATCCAAATTTTATGATTAGAGGAAATACATTTAAAACTATAGTTAATGCATTATAGGAAAAGAAAGATGATTAAAGAAATTTTACTATGTAAATATCTTTAATCATCTTTTTGTAATTATAATTTATTTTTATATCTAAAATATAAAAATATTTAAAGAAGTTAATTTTATAAGGATAAGTTTTTATAGTAAATATTGTTAACATTAATACTTGGACTATAAAAAATACCCGCAGAAGTTAAATAATAATCATTTATACCTTCAGATATCTCTGGTTTATATGTTGCGGTTGAATTTTTCAAATCTACGGATAATGAGTATAGATTATTTGAATCATCACCATTAATAAAATAAATAGATTTATTGAAAATCTTTAACTGAAATCCATTCATTATATAAATTCTTTTAC
The window above is part of the Clostridium saccharoperbutylacetonicum N1-4(HMT) genome. Proteins encoded here:
- a CDS encoding single-stranded DNA-binding protein, encoding MNKVYLIGRITRDLELQYFGNGERSYVKFTLAVDEYNPTSKEPSTNFIDIVAFDKKAEILSKYVAKGHKLSIEGKIKTGSYLDKNNIKKYTVDVVLDNFDFIDNKSNVI
- a CDS encoding glycine--tRNA ligase, whose product is MSVEKTMDKITILCKNRGFIFPGSDIYGGLANSWDYGPLGVEFKNNVKKAWWKKFVQESSYNVGLDSAILMNREVWVASGHVGGFSDPLMDCKECKARFRADKLVEDHMTANGAEVASADGWTNEQLKEYIESNNIVCPKCGKMNYTDIRKFNLMFKTFQGVTEDAKSEVFLRPETAQGIFVNFKAVQRTSRKKVPFGIAQIGKSFRNEITPGNFTFRTREFEQMELEFFCKPGTDLEWHKYWKDYCWKFLMDLNVKPENLRMRDHGEEELSFYSNATSDIEYLFPFGWGELWGIADRTDYDLNKHQEHSGQDLSYLDQATNEKYIPYVIEPSLGADRVTLAFLIEAYDEEELEDGDVRTVLHLHPALAPFKAAILPLSKKLSEKALDVYAELSKKFNIEFDETGSIGKRYRRQDEIGTPYCITIDFDTLEDGAVTIRNRDTMEQERIKISEVENYIQKSLEF
- the murD gene encoding UDP-N-acetylmuramoyl-L-alanine--D-glutamate ligase, producing MKKNFEEFKKYIIGKRVGVVGIGVSNIPLINFLLELGAVVTAFDKKTIEELGDVGTDFVNKGVKLELGENYLDSLTGFDVVFKTPSMRIDSEALIRVKNEGAYITSEMEEFVRYTKGKVYGVTGSDGKTTTTTIISKLLEEQGYKTWVGGNIGTPLFSQIESIKEEDKVVLELSSFQLMTMTQEIDVAVCTNLSPNHLDMHKDMQEYIDAKKNIFLYQNSNGILVLNRENEITYEFKKEAKGNVKLFSSKREIEGGAYFKEGILYLEGKEVCKKSDIVIKGMHNVENYLAAFLAVKEDVSIESMKKVAETFEGVEHRCEFIRELDGVKYYNDSIASSPTRTLAGLKAFDEKVILIAGGYDKHIPFEPLAYEGYPYIKELILLGATKDKIREVFDKLYKEQEIKINIKTVETMEDAVKEARSVARSGDIVTLSPACASFDMYPNFMIRGNTFKTIVNAL